In Bacillus sp. SB49, a single window of DNA contains:
- a CDS encoding M20 family metallo-hydrolase — protein MEINDTRYENHINTLAEIGKIGETGVCRLAHSKKDREAVDIVKGWMEEAGLETKIDTFGNLIGRKEGKNPDLPILMMGSHIDSQPYGGRYDGTAGALAAIEVVHTMKDKGMQAERTMEVVCFSDEEGSRFNKGVFGVRGLIGQLEEGELQRKDKEGVTRLEALREFGVEPDLSQSPVYKPGDIEAFLEMHIEQGPVLESKDKPIGIVSAISGPIWLTVTLEGFAGHAGSVPMNMRQDALLGAASIIKNFNALIQEEGTPNTVGTVGSIENFPNSRNIISEKVSFTIDLRDIDVEARSNLEKKTHAIIETAATEYNLEFSVTEDTKSEPRYCADWIKDIMKEEDDKLGYDSPVLMSGPFHDALFMSYISDYGMIFVRCEKGISHNPLEFAEMDDLTKGVELLYQTASRIANID, from the coding sequence ATGGAAATCAATGATACGAGATACGAGAATCATATCAATACGCTTGCGGAGATAGGAAAAATCGGAGAAACCGGCGTCTGCCGCCTCGCCCATTCGAAAAAAGACCGAGAAGCGGTGGATATCGTCAAAGGCTGGATGGAGGAAGCCGGCCTTGAAACGAAGATCGATACATTCGGTAATCTGATCGGCCGGAAAGAAGGAAAAAATCCCGACCTTCCGATTTTGATGATGGGCTCGCACATCGATTCCCAACCCTACGGCGGCAGGTATGACGGAACGGCCGGCGCACTGGCTGCTATTGAAGTGGTACATACGATGAAAGACAAAGGCATGCAGGCGGAGCGAACGATGGAAGTCGTCTGCTTTTCGGATGAAGAAGGTTCCCGCTTCAACAAAGGGGTATTCGGTGTTCGAGGATTGATCGGTCAGCTGGAGGAAGGCGAACTTCAACGGAAGGACAAAGAGGGCGTCACACGCTTGGAAGCGCTGCGGGAGTTCGGCGTCGAACCGGACCTTTCCCAAAGCCCGGTGTATAAACCAGGTGATATTGAAGCCTTCCTGGAAATGCACATCGAACAAGGACCTGTGCTGGAATCGAAGGACAAACCCATTGGTATTGTGTCTGCTATTTCCGGACCGATCTGGCTGACCGTTACCTTGGAAGGATTCGCCGGACATGCAGGGTCCGTACCAATGAACATGCGCCAGGACGCTCTTCTTGGGGCGGCATCCATCATTAAGAATTTCAACGCACTTATCCAAGAGGAAGGAACGCCGAACACGGTCGGGACCGTCGGAAGCATCGAGAACTTCCCGAACTCAAGGAACATCATTTCCGAGAAGGTCTCCTTCACGATCGATCTCCGCGATATCGATGTCGAAGCGCGTTCGAATTTAGAGAAAAAGACGCATGCCATCATCGAAACAGCTGCCACGGAATATAACCTGGAGTTCTCCGTCACGGAAGATACGAAGAGTGAACCGAGGTACTGCGCAGACTGGATCAAAGACATCATGAAGGAAGAGGACGATAAACTCGGCTATGACTCTCCCGTCTTGATGAGCGGTCCGTTCCACGATGCGTTGTTCATGTCGTACATCAGTGATTACGGAATGATTTTCGTCCGCTGCGAAAAAGGGATCAGCCACAACCCGCTGGAATTCGCAGAAATGGACGATTTGACTAAAGGGGTCGAACTGCTCTACCAAACAGCATCACGCATTGCCAACATCGACTAG
- a CDS encoding sodium:solute symporter family protein, giving the protein MTQWQIAMIMMIGYLVVALIIGVLAGRKQDKESLEEFTVAGGNLGLFVMWFLMGGAVFSAFSFLGAPGWAFSRGAPALYIITYTAFAILPWYIIGPKIGKIGRKHNLYTVSGFLQKRYSSRGLAMLIGIITLLASIQYLATQMKGMAYIFNIMTEGRIPIWLGALLSYGIVVVYVATGGLRAAAWSDVFQGILMIVISWTVGITIVNQLHDSIPNMFRNLTESNPGFLQIGAEGSTMSAMAYTTMILVSTIGFLMWPHLFSKSYATKARTIKKTVLVYPVFALFLIPLLFVGFASVNVIDPSQIGSPDEILPYLITTVMNLPGWVYGLVGAGALAAAMSTADAITHSASLELTDGFIKNVKKDLSSKQTLLIMRIGVFVIGGLAYFITVFGGQGLIALLLGAYGSIVQFAPGVYAALYSKRVTAPAVVTGMIVGTIVNYYYQLVADSQPLDINPGILGLLTNIALVVIVSAFTQTKELEMAEEYRKIGS; this is encoded by the coding sequence ATGACACAATGGCAGATCGCAATGATCATGATGATCGGTTATTTAGTCGTCGCCTTAATTATCGGTGTCCTGGCCGGGCGCAAACAGGACAAAGAGTCGTTGGAGGAATTCACCGTTGCAGGCGGAAATCTGGGACTCTTCGTCATGTGGTTCCTCATGGGAGGAGCCGTCTTCAGCGCTTTCTCCTTCCTCGGCGCTCCAGGATGGGCGTTCTCCCGCGGAGCACCCGCCCTGTACATCATCACCTACACCGCTTTCGCCATTCTTCCGTGGTACATAATTGGTCCGAAAATCGGTAAGATCGGCCGCAAGCACAACTTGTATACCGTCTCCGGCTTCCTGCAGAAGCGCTATTCCAGCCGCGGACTCGCGATGCTGATCGGTATCATTACACTGCTTGCTTCCATTCAATATTTAGCGACGCAGATGAAAGGAATGGCCTACATCTTCAACATCATGACCGAAGGAAGAATCCCGATTTGGCTGGGCGCCCTTCTTTCCTACGGCATCGTTGTCGTTTATGTCGCGACCGGCGGGCTCCGGGCGGCAGCCTGGTCGGATGTCTTTCAGGGAATTCTCATGATCGTCATTTCATGGACCGTCGGAATCACAATCGTCAACCAGCTGCATGACAGCATCCCGAACATGTTCCGAAATCTTACGGAATCGAATCCAGGCTTCCTCCAGATCGGAGCAGAAGGATCGACCATGTCAGCCATGGCCTATACGACAATGATTCTCGTATCGACCATCGGGTTCCTGATGTGGCCGCACTTATTCTCTAAATCCTACGCGACGAAAGCCCGGACGATCAAGAAGACAGTGCTTGTCTATCCGGTCTTCGCCCTGTTTCTAATTCCACTTTTATTTGTCGGTTTCGCCTCCGTCAACGTCATCGATCCCTCTCAGATCGGGTCACCGGATGAGATCCTTCCTTACTTGATCACGACCGTGATGAACCTCCCTGGATGGGTATACGGCCTTGTCGGTGCCGGAGCGCTTGCCGCCGCGATGAGTACGGCCGACGCCATCACCCACAGCGCCTCTCTTGAGCTGACGGACGGCTTCATCAAAAATGTCAAAAAAGATTTGTCATCGAAACAGACGCTTCTCATTATGCGGATCGGCGTCTTCGTAATCGGTGGACTCGCCTACTTCATCACCGTTTTCGGAGGACAGGGGCTTATCGCCCTGCTGCTCGGAGCTTATGGCTCCATTGTTCAATTTGCCCCGGGCGTGTATGCCGCCCTTTATTCTAAACGTGTCACTGCACCCGCTGTCGTAACCGGCATGATCGTCGGAACAATCGTCAACTACTACTACCAACTTGTCGCAGACAGCCAGCCGCTTGATATCAACCCGGGGATTCTCGGATTGCTTACAAATATTGCACTCGTCGTCATCGTGAGTGCCTTCACGCAGACGAAGGAGCTGGAAATGGCCGAAGAATACAGAAAGATAGGATCATGA
- a CDS encoding DedA family protein, which yields MENWLLDMMNNYGYIGILLLIALENVFPPIPSEVILTFGGFLTTSTYMSVAGVVAASTAGSVIGALVLYGIGLQLDVERMEKLIDRYGRVLRLTKEDVWKADRWFDKYGPWTVFFCRFVPLVRSLISIPAGMSNMPLGIFLLLTTLGTLIWNVVLVNVGASVGESWTEVVRYMDVYSTIIYILLGIAFLLFVLLYLKKKRRKK from the coding sequence ATGGAGAACTGGCTGTTGGATATGATGAACAATTATGGGTACATAGGGATTTTACTGCTGATCGCTTTGGAAAATGTGTTTCCACCGATCCCGTCAGAGGTCATCCTTACGTTCGGTGGATTTCTTACGACTTCGACCTATATGAGCGTGGCCGGTGTCGTTGCGGCATCGACGGCAGGTTCTGTGATCGGGGCGCTCGTGTTGTACGGTATTGGCCTGCAGCTCGATGTGGAGCGGATGGAGAAGCTCATCGACCGCTACGGGCGTGTGTTGAGATTGACGAAGGAAGATGTCTGGAAAGCAGACCGCTGGTTCGATAAGTACGGCCCGTGGACGGTATTCTTCTGCCGGTTCGTGCCGCTGGTCCGCAGTTTGATTTCGATTCCGGCGGGGATGTCGAACATGCCGCTCGGTATTTTTCTGCTGTTGACGACGCTAGGGACATTGATATGGAATGTCGTACTCGTCAACGTCGGTGCTTCTGTAGGCGAGTCCTGGACGGAAGTTGTCCGCTATATGGACGTGTATTCTACCATTATCTATATCCTTTTGGGGATAGCCTTCCTTCTCTTCGTTCTGCTGTACTTGAAGAAGAAAAGAAGGAAGAAATAG
- a CDS encoding DUF3311 domain-containing protein translates to MSKQQFVKLYCLSLLAPFLLMVFPLFAIGNRETPFIIGLPFSVFWVIFWIIITFIIVLFLYRLDPDKDEEEVQ, encoded by the coding sequence TTGAGCAAACAACAATTCGTTAAACTCTACTGTCTATCACTGCTTGCCCCTTTCTTATTGATGGTGTTTCCATTATTCGCCATCGGAAACAGGGAGACTCCCTTCATCATCGGGCTCCCCTTCTCCGTTTTCTGGGTGATCTTCTGGATCATCATCACATTCATTATCGTCCTATTCCTGTATCGTCTCGATCCGGACAAGGACGAAGAGGAGGTACAATGA
- a CDS encoding amidohydrolase, which yields MQATRVFINGEVFTSDHRFSVHEAVAIGGNRILGVGTNQEIQAFVESGTEVTDLEGRTLMPGFIDAHAHLELYGTNQLGVNAKAVHSIPELLDQLLLEAEDIPKGQWIRGWGYNQNHLAEQRHLTRDDLDKVSTSHPIIVVRTCGHISCVNTKALELTGITDSVVDPPGGKYHRDTSGRLTGLLLESAHMAMFQHADYSEEEVQKGLAIASADFLELGITSVHDAGGYGTKHIRYLQKAVQEKTLKQRIYALYGSLSDSVSMVEAGIRSGMATGVGDDSFRIGPAKVFIDGSSSGPTCKMREGYTSNPADSGMLYMDQHALDRSLLSAYEHGWQLTAHAMGDQAVDMLLTTLERARSGRPGTRHRIEHSGFTPADLVQRLKAVRAVPIPNPAFLHEFGDGYRKDYGDRIEAMFPLHAFAQNDIPFAIGSDSPITTADPFVGIHAAITRQSKSGRSVGAEQGITLEEALRAYTWGGAYASGEEDVKGSLKPGMLADLIILDRPVLNTPIQQLPEVTVDETILDGKTVFHKLKEDVY from the coding sequence ATGCAAGCGACACGAGTATTTATCAACGGGGAAGTGTTCACATCCGATCATCGCTTCTCGGTTCACGAAGCGGTCGCCATTGGCGGAAACCGGATTCTTGGAGTCGGTACAAATCAGGAGATACAAGCTTTTGTAGAAAGCGGTACGGAGGTGACAGACCTGGAAGGACGGACGTTGATGCCGGGGTTCATCGACGCGCACGCCCACCTCGAACTTTACGGAACGAATCAGCTCGGCGTAAACGCCAAAGCGGTCCATTCGATTCCGGAACTGCTGGACCAGCTCTTACTGGAAGCAGAGGATATACCGAAGGGACAATGGATCCGGGGCTGGGGGTATAACCAGAATCATCTGGCAGAACAGAGACACCTGACGAGAGATGATTTGGACAAAGTGTCCACCTCGCACCCGATCATCGTCGTTCGAACGTGCGGGCACATCTCCTGCGTCAACACGAAAGCTCTGGAACTGACGGGTATCACCGATTCAGTCGTCGATCCTCCAGGAGGTAAGTACCACCGTGACACCAGCGGCCGTTTGACCGGACTTTTATTGGAATCCGCCCATATGGCCATGTTCCAACACGCGGACTACTCCGAAGAAGAGGTCCAAAAGGGTCTGGCGATCGCTTCCGCTGATTTTCTTGAATTAGGAATTACAAGCGTCCACGATGCCGGCGGATATGGAACGAAGCATATCCGCTATCTCCAAAAAGCGGTACAGGAAAAGACGCTGAAGCAGCGCATATACGCTCTTTACGGTTCGCTTTCGGACTCCGTTTCCATGGTGGAGGCCGGCATCCGGAGCGGGATGGCTACAGGTGTCGGGGATGACTCTTTCCGGATCGGGCCTGCCAAAGTGTTCATTGACGGCAGCAGCAGCGGTCCGACGTGCAAAATGCGGGAAGGGTACACAAGCAATCCTGCAGATTCCGGTATGCTCTACATGGATCAGCATGCCCTCGACAGAAGCCTTCTCTCCGCTTATGAACATGGCTGGCAGCTTACGGCCCACGCCATGGGTGATCAAGCAGTGGACATGCTTTTGACCACGCTTGAAAGAGCCCGGTCTGGACGTCCCGGCACACGTCACCGCATCGAGCACAGTGGGTTCACACCGGCTGATCTCGTCCAGCGCCTGAAAGCAGTCCGGGCGGTACCGATCCCGAATCCCGCTTTCCTGCACGAATTCGGTGACGGTTACCGGAAAGACTACGGGGATCGCATAGAAGCGATGTTCCCCTTGCACGCCTTCGCTCAAAACGATATCCCATTTGCAATCGGTTCGGACAGTCCGATTACGACCGCCGATCCGTTCGTCGGCATTCATGCAGCCATCACCAGACAATCGAAGTCCGGACGGTCCGTCGGCGCGGAGCAGGGAATCACTCTGGAAGAAGCGCTTCGTGCCTATACGTGGGGAGGGGCCTATGCAAGCGGTGAAGAGGATGTGAAAGGAAGCCTTAAGCCCGGAATGCTTGCAGACTTGATCATCCTCGATCGCCCTGTCCTGAATACTCCTATCCAGCAACTTCCTGAGGTGACCGTCGATGAGACGATCCTGGATGGAAAAACCGTCTTTCACAAACTAAAGGAGGATGTCTATTGA
- a CDS encoding DUF4177 domain-containing protein, with amino-acid sequence MYEHKFIKLELSSLRRKPENDYHEVVHEQAKDGWELVQIFAPGSSSYGIPSYYELIFKRQKETS; translated from the coding sequence ATGTATGAACATAAATTCATCAAGTTGGAACTATCTTCGTTACGCAGGAAGCCGGAAAATGACTACCACGAAGTCGTTCACGAACAGGCAAAGGACGGATGGGAACTGGTCCAGATCTTTGCACCAGGATCAAGCAGCTACGGCATTCCTTCCTACTATGAACTGATATTCAAACGCCAAAAAGAAACCTCCTGA
- a CDS encoding class I SAM-dependent methyltransferase, with translation MNTVKSYWDKRYEAGKLWGDQPCPSVALALPFLVVNGAGSILVPGCGYGRNSRAFAERGFHVLGTDVSSEALRQATADKPEVMEQLRYERMDIREMAAGESFDAVFLSNVLHLFLEKDRKKVLAACDKHLHKGGLLLFTCLSTADKKNYGTGAEVEPHTFHHNGKTLRFYDKRAVMDELPDGYTLLECREHIQTELYPSGQREDLVLWFVAARKKGAE, from the coding sequence ATGAATACGGTAAAAAGCTATTGGGATAAACGTTATGAAGCAGGCAAACTATGGGGCGATCAGCCGTGTCCTTCCGTGGCACTCGCTCTGCCTTTTCTCGTCGTGAATGGCGCCGGATCGATCCTCGTACCGGGCTGCGGGTACGGCCGGAACAGTCGCGCTTTTGCCGAGAGAGGTTTCCATGTGCTCGGAACAGATGTATCGTCCGAGGCACTCAGACAGGCAACGGCAGATAAACCGGAGGTAATGGAACAGCTGCGGTATGAGCGGATGGATATACGGGAAATGGCTGCCGGGGAATCTTTTGATGCCGTCTTCCTGTCGAACGTCCTGCATCTTTTTCTGGAGAAAGATCGGAAGAAGGTGCTCGCAGCGTGCGATAAGCATTTGCATAAGGGAGGCCTGCTGTTGTTTACGTGCCTTTCCACAGCAGATAAGAAAAATTATGGAACAGGGGCGGAAGTAGAGCCGCATACGTTCCACCATAACGGGAAGACCCTGCGCTTCTATGATAAACGGGCCGTGATGGACGAGCTTCCGGACGGGTACACACTGCTTGAATGCAGGGAGCATATTCAGACGGAATTGTATCCCTCGGGACAGCGGGAAGATCTCGTCCTATGGTTCGTTGCTGCCAGAAAAAAGGGGGCAGAATGA
- the putP gene encoding sodium/proline symporter PutP, whose protein sequence is MDINIQTLIAIIVYLVGMQIVGYVAARLTSDLSDYVLGGRRLTPGVAALSAGSSDMSGWLMLGLPGAMYLTGMNSIWLAIGLATGAFMNWQFVAKPFRVYTEVAKDSITVPDFFENRFHDHTKVLRVLSAIIILIFFTFYTSSSLVGGAVLLENSFGMNYRLALWVGAAVILSYTLFGGFLAASWTDFIQGILMFLALIIIPIVAIQELGGWNETVQAIGNMDTSYLDVYSGVTVISVVSLLAWGLGYFGQPHIVVRFMGIRSTKDIPKARMIGMGWMIISLFGAIFVGFAGIAYFADAPLANSETVFIMFSQVLFNPWVAGFLLAAILSAIMSTVDSQLLVSSSALAQDFYKAIFRKEASQKEEMIVGRISVIGIAFIAVLLGYDRDSKVLELVSYAWAGFGAAFGPLILLALFWKRMTRNGAVAGILVGAVTVIVWSSLEGGIFDLYELAPGFVFSFLSIIIVSLIGKEPPQSVQDEYDQYKEKMKQA, encoded by the coding sequence ATGGACATAAACATTCAAACCTTAATCGCAATTATTGTATACCTCGTAGGGATGCAGATCGTCGGTTACGTCGCCGCCCGGTTGACGAGCGATCTGTCTGACTACGTGCTTGGGGGAAGAAGACTGACCCCTGGTGTCGCCGCCCTGAGTGCCGGATCCTCGGACATGAGTGGATGGCTGATGCTCGGACTTCCTGGTGCGATGTACCTCACCGGAATGAACTCGATCTGGCTTGCGATCGGTCTTGCTACCGGAGCGTTCATGAACTGGCAGTTCGTTGCCAAGCCGTTCCGTGTCTACACCGAAGTCGCGAAGGATTCCATCACGGTTCCGGATTTCTTTGAGAACCGTTTCCACGATCATACGAAAGTGCTTCGTGTATTATCTGCGATCATCATCTTGATCTTCTTTACTTTCTATACATCTTCCAGTCTCGTAGGAGGTGCGGTGCTGCTGGAGAACTCCTTCGGTATGAACTACCGACTTGCTTTATGGGTAGGTGCCGCTGTTATTCTTTCCTATACGCTGTTCGGCGGGTTCCTTGCCGCGAGCTGGACCGACTTTATCCAGGGAATCTTGATGTTCCTTGCGTTGATTATCATACCGATTGTTGCCATTCAAGAACTCGGCGGCTGGAATGAAACCGTCCAGGCAATTGGAAATATGGATACGTCTTATCTTGACGTCTATTCCGGCGTGACGGTCATCAGTGTCGTGTCGCTGCTTGCCTGGGGACTCGGTTACTTTGGACAGCCACATATCGTCGTACGATTCATGGGAATCCGTTCAACGAAAGACATCCCGAAAGCGCGGATGATTGGTATGGGTTGGATGATCATTTCCCTGTTCGGCGCGATATTTGTCGGTTTTGCCGGTATCGCTTATTTCGCTGATGCACCGCTTGCCAATTCGGAAACGGTCTTCATCATGTTCTCGCAGGTATTGTTTAACCCATGGGTCGCCGGGTTCCTGCTGGCAGCGATTCTGTCTGCCATTATGAGTACGGTCGATTCCCAGCTGCTTGTATCTTCCAGTGCCCTGGCGCAGGACTTCTATAAAGCGATCTTCCGTAAAGAAGCGAGCCAGAAAGAAGAGATGATCGTCGGCCGTATTTCCGTTATCGGAATTGCGTTCATCGCTGTCCTGCTTGGATATGACCGCGATAGTAAAGTGCTTGAGCTGGTCAGTTATGCATGGGCAGGTTTCGGTGCTGCATTCGGTCCGTTGATTCTGCTTGCCTTGTTCTGGAAGCGGATGACGCGTAACGGTGCGGTAGCGGGGATTCTCGTCGGTGCCGTCACGGTCATCGTCTGGAGCAGCCTGGAAGGTGGAATCTTCGACCTTTACGAGCTTGCCCCTGGGTTTGTGTTCTCCTTCCTGTCTATTATTATTGTCAGTCTGATCGGCAAAGAGCCGCCTCAATCCGTGCAGGATGAGTACGATCAGTATAAAGAGAAAATGAAACAGGCATAA
- a CDS encoding undecaprenyl-diphosphate phosphatase, which translates to MGLWVFLVAVVLGFVEGLTEFAPVSSTGHMIIVDELWLHSKELFSEPVANTFKVVIQLGSILAVVVIFKDKFKQMLHVGKPVDRSGPKLKLSQVIVGIIPAGILGFLFEDYIDTYLFSVQTVIIGLAAGAVLMIFADYYQKGQRHTTMTVDRITYRQAFGMGLFQCIGLWPGFSRSGSTISGGVLLGMSHRASSDFTFIIAVPIMLGASGLSLMKNLEYFTVDAFPFIAVGFISAFVFSLVSIRFFLKLINRIKLVPFAIYRILLAGLLYMLYF; encoded by the coding sequence ATGGGATTGTGGGTATTCCTTGTTGCTGTCGTGCTCGGCTTTGTAGAGGGATTGACCGAGTTTGCACCTGTATCATCGACCGGGCATATGATCATCGTCGATGAGCTTTGGCTGCACTCCAAGGAGCTGTTCAGCGAACCGGTCGCCAACACGTTCAAAGTGGTCATCCAATTAGGTTCCATCCTTGCTGTTGTCGTCATTTTCAAAGACAAATTCAAACAGATGCTTCACGTAGGGAAGCCCGTGGATAGAAGCGGACCGAAGCTGAAGCTTTCACAGGTCATCGTCGGCATCATTCCCGCGGGGATTCTCGGATTTCTATTTGAAGATTATATTGATACGTATCTTTTTTCCGTTCAGACGGTCATTATCGGCCTTGCTGCCGGAGCCGTCCTTATGATCTTTGCCGATTATTATCAGAAAGGACAGAGACACACGACGATGACGGTCGACCGCATCACATACCGGCAGGCGTTTGGGATGGGACTGTTTCAATGTATCGGCCTGTGGCCGGGGTTCTCAAGGTCCGGATCGACGATTTCAGGAGGGGTGCTTCTCGGAATGAGCCACCGGGCGTCCTCGGATTTCACGTTCATCATAGCTGTCCCGATCATGCTCGGTGCGAGTGGGCTGTCTTTGATGAAGAACCTGGAATACTTCACGGTTGATGCGTTTCCGTTCATTGCCGTCGGTTTCATCAGTGCATTCGTGTTTTCGCTTGTGTCGATCCGCTTCTTCCTGAAGCTGATCAACAGGATCAAGCTCGTTCCGTTCGCCATCTACCGAATCCTGCTTGCCGGCTTGTTGTATATGCTGTATTTTTGA